Part of the Nitrosopumilus piranensis genome is shown below.
TGTCATAATTCAGATTTTTCAAAATAATGATGCAGTACATTTTGCTCAGACTGATGTGACAGAAAATGGACAATATGAATACAAATTCAGAGTGTTGCATTCTGAAAATGGAGAAATAAAGAAGATTTTTGATGGAGACTATTCAGTAAATATATTCAAAGTAGTATATCTAAATCAAGAAAATTTTATTTAGAATCCTCTTAGTCCTTGAGGACGCATAATTTCTGGATGTTGCTTCATCCACTCTATCTTATCTAGCATTGATTGCTTGTCTTGAGGGAAAGTCCCCTTGATAGTATATGCATTTGAGCCATGGTTTGCTCTAAACACAATCTCATCTTTAGTATTAATTTGGTTGATTAAATCATGTAATTCTTCTAATGATTCATCATCATCAATTCTAACAAACTCCCCTCCAAACTTGTCAAGAAATTCTTGTTTAATTCCATTTTCTAAATAAAGAGTTAATGCTCCTACGTAATGTGGAGAGCAAGCACTAATCACTTCTGCAGTTCCTTTGATGTGCTCTTTTGAATATTTTCTACCACCCAATCCCAAAATCACCATACATGACATTACGTATCCAGCTTCTTTTGCCTTGTTGACTGACTTTATGATAGTTTTTGCAATTGCGCCCTTTGTTACTTTTTTTAGGACAATATCTGAACCACTCTCGATTCCTAAATAAAACATGTCAAGACCCGCCTCATTCATTTTCTTTAGCTCCTCTGATGTTTTCTTTAGAATGTTCATGGGCATTGCATAGCAAGAAATTCGTTCAATGTTTGAAAATTTTTCTCTAATGTACTTTACAATCTTTATCATATATTCTGAATCAAGATTTAATGCATCTCCATCTGCTAGAAAAACTCTTCTAGTTTCTGGTAAATATTTTGCCATCATGTCAATTTCTGATTTTACTTCTTCCCATGGTCTTTCTGAATATTCTTTTGATCTGTACATATCACAAAAAGAACATTCGTTAAATGAGCAACCCAATGTTACTTGAAAAATTAATGATCTTGCTTCAGAAGG
Proteins encoded:
- a CDS encoding radical SAM protein — its product is MMLNYDAPLYRPPSEARSLIFQVTLGCSFNECSFCDMYRSKEYSERPWEEVKSEIDMMAKYLPETRRVFLADGDALNLDSEYMIKIVKYIREKFSNIERISCYAMPMNILKKTSEELKKMNEAGLDMFYLGIESGSDIVLKKVTKGAIAKTIIKSVNKAKEAGYVMSCMVILGLGGRKYSKEHIKGTAEVISACSPHYVGALTLYLENGIKQEFLDKFGGEFVRIDDDESLEELHDLINQINTKDEIVFRANHGSNAYTIKGTFPQDKQSMLDKIEWMKQHPEIMRPQGLRGF